The Lysobacter gummosus genome includes a region encoding these proteins:
- a CDS encoding glutathionylspermidine synthase family protein, giving the protein MKRIAANERPDWRDQAQSLGFHFHTIDGAPYWDERAYYAFGLRQIEDDIEQPTQELHDMSMALVDEVVGSEELLTRLAIPATHWDWIADSWRRGEPHLYGRMDLAYDGVGPAKLYELNYDTPTSLYEAAYFQWLWLEQNIQRGVLPQGSDQYNRIQELLIETFGALALDKRIATPVHFAAVEDSVEDQGTVRYLRDCAEQAGVNTLELSIEGIGMSAEGWFTDGEDRVIRTLFKLYPLEWMFVEEYGAKLAASQVQLIEPAWKAILSNKGVLPLLWERHRGHRNLLEAYFDEQTLAELSAGWVRKPLFSREGANIELVDADGQRLSSDGPYAGGPTIRQALHPLPRFDGADGAANYPLIGSWVVADNAAGMGIREDAGLITQDTSRFVPHAIVGD; this is encoded by the coding sequence ATGAAACGCATCGCCGCGAACGAACGCCCCGACTGGCGCGACCAAGCCCAGTCGCTGGGTTTCCATTTCCACACCATCGACGGCGCGCCGTACTGGGACGAGCGCGCCTACTACGCCTTCGGCCTGCGCCAGATCGAAGACGACATCGAGCAGCCGACCCAGGAGCTGCACGACATGTCGATGGCGCTGGTCGATGAAGTGGTCGGTTCGGAAGAACTGCTGACCCGGCTGGCGATTCCCGCCACGCATTGGGACTGGATCGCCGATTCCTGGCGCCGCGGCGAGCCGCATCTGTACGGGCGAATGGACCTGGCCTACGACGGCGTCGGCCCGGCGAAGTTGTACGAGCTCAACTACGACACCCCGACCTCGCTGTACGAAGCGGCATATTTCCAGTGGTTGTGGCTGGAGCAGAACATCCAGCGCGGCGTGCTGCCGCAGGGCAGCGACCAGTACAACCGCATCCAGGAACTGCTGATCGAAACCTTCGGCGCCCTGGCGCTGGACAAGCGCATCGCCACGCCGGTGCATTTCGCCGCGGTCGAGGACTCGGTCGAGGACCAGGGCACGGTGCGTTATCTGCGCGACTGCGCCGAACAGGCCGGCGTCAACACGCTGGAGCTGAGCATCGAAGGCATCGGCATGAGCGCCGAGGGCTGGTTCACCGACGGCGAAGACCGGGTGATCCGCACGCTGTTCAAGCTGTATCCGCTGGAATGGATGTTCGTGGAGGAATACGGCGCCAAGCTCGCCGCCTCGCAAGTGCAGCTGATCGAACCGGCGTGGAAGGCGATCCTGAGCAACAAGGGCGTGCTGCCGTTGCTGTGGGAACGCCATCGCGGCCATCGCAACCTGCTCGAAGCGTATTTCGACGAACAAACGCTGGCCGAGCTGAGCGCGGGCTGGGTGCGCAAGCCGCTGTTCTCGCGCGAAGGCGCCAATATCGAACTGGTCGATGCCGATGGGCAGCGCCTGAGCAGCGACGGTCCCTACGCCGGCGGCCCGACCATTCGCCAGGCCCTGCATCCGTTGCCGCGTTTCGACGGCGCCGACGGCGCCGCCAACTATCCGCTGATCGGCAGTTGGGTGGTCGCCGACAACGCCGCCGGCATGGGCATCCGCGAAGACGCGGGCCTGATCACCCAGGACACCTCGCGCTTCGTGCCGCACGCGATCGTCGGAGACTGA
- a CDS encoding DUF1190 domain-containing protein, whose product MTTTPKTRDGARGKRSRNLKLVLMAVAAPAVLSGCDDDPSGKILTSREECAVQTEISREECDKAYYQALVEHEKLAPRFESEQECNQQFGACQPVPAQYANGSQHSFIPPMTGFLVGYALSQAMSGGRSYYHIGGVSPLYRDYRSGGYLRPDGKQISTSSGTVYGKSAGNTALPARAVTVSRSGFGSSAAARGGFGGSNSSGSSRGGGGWGG is encoded by the coding sequence ATGACCACGACTCCCAAGACCCGGGACGGCGCGCGCGGCAAGCGCTCGCGCAATCTCAAACTGGTGCTGATGGCGGTGGCGGCGCCGGCCGTGCTGAGCGGCTGCGACGACGACCCCAGCGGCAAGATCCTGACTTCGCGCGAAGAATGCGCGGTGCAGACCGAGATCTCGCGCGAGGAATGCGACAAGGCCTATTACCAGGCCCTGGTCGAGCACGAAAAGCTCGCGCCGCGCTTCGAAAGCGAGCAGGAGTGCAACCAGCAGTTCGGCGCCTGCCAACCGGTGCCGGCGCAGTACGCCAACGGCAGCCAGCACAGCTTCATACCGCCGATGACCGGCTTCCTGGTCGGCTACGCGCTGTCGCAGGCGATGAGCGGCGGCCGCAGCTACTACCACATCGGCGGCGTTTCGCCGCTGTACCGCGATTACCGCAGCGGCGGCTATCTGCGCCCGGACGGAAAGCAGATCAGCACCTCCAGCGGCACGGTCTACGGCAAGTCCGCCGGCAACACCGCGCTGCCGGCGCGCGCGGTCACCGTTTCGCGCTCGGGCTTCGGCTCCAGCGCCGCGGCGCGCGGCGGTTTCGGCGGCAGCAACAGCAGCGGCTCAAGCCGCGGCGGCGGCGGTTGGGGCGGTTGA
- a CDS encoding DUF350 domain-containing protein: MDAPINAHSFLNFLAYAGTGIGVLVLAAVAVLLITPHRELSLIREGNTAAATAFSGTLIGLALPLHSAISNSVSLFDAAIWGAVSVVVQLFAFLLARLVAPKLSQQITNNQTAAGIFSAGVSISVGLINAAAMTP, encoded by the coding sequence ATGGACGCCCCGATCAACGCCCACAGCTTCCTCAACTTCCTCGCCTACGCCGGCACCGGCATCGGCGTGCTGGTCCTCGCCGCCGTGGCGGTGCTGCTGATCACCCCGCATCGCGAGCTGAGCCTGATCCGCGAAGGCAACACCGCCGCGGCCACCGCGTTCTCCGGCACCCTGATCGGCCTGGCGCTGCCGCTGCATTCGGCGATCTCCAACTCGGTCAGCCTGTTCGACGCGGCGATCTGGGGCGCGGTGTCGGTGGTCGTGCAGCTGTTCGCGTTCCTGCTCGCGCGCCTGGTCGCGCCGAAGCTGTCGCAGCAGATCACCAACAACCAGACCGCCGCCGGCATCTTCTCGGCCGGCGTGTCGATCAGCGTCGGCCTGATCAACGCCGCCGCCATGACGCCGTGA
- a CDS encoding DUF2491 family protein: MSWLKGLFGGGEKPPETAQMPFAHELPLGLRINGRVAFDTMMFRAHPQAWTMRLPEGHQGIPCYGYIDLRGGHALHRFYLDEDAYLQVSTASGQVEGIKAFVFQQTVNPANQAEFKRFIHEHPHLGADSIEYAGRTWYREFGDQSAAAKVPPVVYDEVLYRHDPPRRDDDLTHYAMLYRREVPELDREEFLLVTAEDYGPSEFVITYAIGLDLNTADLDIT, translated from the coding sequence ATGAGTTGGTTGAAGGGATTATTCGGCGGCGGCGAAAAACCGCCCGAGACAGCGCAGATGCCGTTCGCCCACGAACTGCCGCTGGGCTTGCGCATCAACGGCCGCGTGGCCTTCGACACGATGATGTTCCGCGCCCATCCGCAGGCCTGGACGATGCGCCTGCCCGAAGGCCACCAGGGCATTCCCTGCTACGGTTACATCGATCTGCGCGGCGGCCACGCCCTGCACCGTTTTTACCTGGACGAAGACGCCTACCTGCAGGTCAGCACCGCCAGCGGCCAGGTCGAGGGCATCAAGGCCTTCGTCTTCCAGCAGACCGTGAATCCGGCCAACCAGGCCGAGTTCAAGCGTTTCATCCACGAACACCCGCACCTGGGCGCGGATTCCATCGAATACGCCGGCCGCACCTGGTACCGCGAATTCGGCGACCAGAGCGCCGCGGCCAAGGTGCCGCCGGTGGTCTACGACGAAGTGCTGTACCGCCACGATCCGCCGCGCCGCGACGACGATCTGACCCACTACGCCATGCTCTACCGGCGCGAAGTGCCGGAGCTGGATCGCGAGGAATTCCTGCTGGTCACCGCGGAAGACTACGGCCCGAGCGAATTCGTGATCACCTATGCCATCGGCCTGGACCTGAACACCGCCGACCTCGACATCACCTGA
- a CDS encoding potassium channel family protein, protein MIVIGKLLRTLRGHLRRVSWGVLAAALCLHMAATWLLLAWAGEEKLLGWDSFVYYYVTTASTIGYGDLSPGSAAGRWAAALFVMPGAIALFASVLAKTSASLLNFWKRHQVGKMSYEDMHGHTVLIGWHGRESERLVQLLLADTHTDDEGIVLVAEGLAENPLPDQIRFVAAASYADCNEYERAALSRAARVIVHTDHDDRSLAAVFAVMAHPHEAHVVAHFESAAVAQLVRSHYPHVECTRPLHVDVIARAAQDAGSSLVAGEWLGAGGPTQFSLQVPAAAAPVLAAKLAGAFRAQSALWIGYRDGRSAAPVLNPPDHVEIAPGTLLYYLADARIDSARVPWASLAAR, encoded by the coding sequence ATGATCGTAATCGGCAAACTCTTGCGCACCCTGCGCGGCCATCTGCGCCGGGTCAGCTGGGGCGTGCTCGCCGCCGCGCTGTGCCTGCACATGGCCGCGACCTGGCTGCTGCTGGCCTGGGCCGGGGAAGAAAAACTGCTGGGCTGGGATTCGTTCGTCTATTACTACGTGACCACGGCCAGCACCATCGGCTACGGCGATCTCTCGCCGGGCAGCGCGGCCGGACGCTGGGCCGCGGCCTTGTTCGTGATGCCCGGCGCGATCGCGCTGTTCGCCTCGGTGCTGGCCAAGACCAGCGCGAGCCTGCTCAATTTCTGGAAGCGCCATCAGGTGGGCAAGATGAGCTACGAAGACATGCACGGCCACACCGTGCTGATCGGCTGGCACGGCCGCGAGTCCGAACGGCTGGTGCAGCTGCTGCTGGCCGACACCCACACCGACGACGAAGGCATCGTGCTGGTCGCCGAAGGCCTGGCCGAAAATCCGCTGCCCGATCAGATCCGTTTCGTCGCCGCGGCCTCCTACGCCGATTGCAACGAGTACGAACGCGCCGCGCTGAGCCGCGCCGCGCGGGTGATCGTGCACACCGACCACGACGACCGCTCGCTCGCCGCGGTGTTCGCGGTGATGGCGCATCCGCACGAAGCGCACGTGGTCGCGCATTTCGAATCCGCCGCGGTCGCGCAACTGGTTCGCAGCCACTACCCGCACGTGGAATGCACGCGGCCGCTGCACGTGGACGTGATCGCGCGCGCCGCGCAGGACGCCGGCAGTTCGCTGGTGGCCGGCGAATGGCTCGGCGCCGGCGGCCCGACCCAGTTCAGCCTGCAGGTTCCGGCCGCCGCCGCGCCGGTGCTGGCGGCCAAGCTGGCCGGCGCGTTCCGCGCCCAGTCGGCGTTGTGGATCGGCTATCGCGACGGCCGCAGCGCCGCGCCGGTACTCAATCCGCCCGATCATGTCGAGATCGCGCCGGGCACGTTGTTGTATTACCTTGCCGACGCGCGCATAGACAGCGCGCGCGTGCCGTGGGCTTCGCTCGCGGCGCGGTGA
- a CDS encoding PspA/IM30 family protein, giving the protein MSLLQKILTLFRGTAHEAGQAVVDANALKILDQEIRDAGNELVRSKEELTKVMAQRQLQANRSKDRFAKKAEYETYIAGALRQGNEQLAREVAERLATVETDLKNDEQAINSYDASISQLKTAITATERKLARVKQQVDTVKATEAVQRAQTAVAARHSGATGKVTTALDSLERIQTRQAERGARLQAAAQLESESGDGDLNARLANAGLLPESTSVDNILERFREKPVQQLTHDNTLALPAVEVKETDRVERKD; this is encoded by the coding sequence ATGAGCCTGCTGCAGAAAATCCTGACCCTGTTCCGCGGCACCGCCCACGAGGCCGGCCAGGCCGTCGTGGACGCCAACGCGCTGAAGATCCTCGACCAGGAAATCCGCGACGCCGGCAACGAGCTGGTGCGTTCGAAGGAAGAACTGACCAAGGTCATGGCCCAGCGCCAGCTGCAGGCCAACCGCAGCAAGGACCGCTTCGCGAAGAAGGCCGAGTACGAAACCTACATCGCCGGCGCCCTGCGCCAGGGCAACGAGCAGCTCGCGCGCGAAGTCGCCGAGCGCCTGGCCACGGTCGAGACCGACCTGAAGAACGACGAGCAGGCGATCAACAGCTATGACGCCAGCATCAGCCAGCTCAAGACCGCGATCACCGCCACCGAGCGCAAGCTGGCGCGGGTGAAGCAGCAGGTCGATACGGTCAAGGCCACCGAAGCGGTGCAGCGCGCCCAGACCGCGGTCGCCGCGCGTCATTCCGGCGCCACCGGCAAGGTCACCACCGCGCTGGATTCGCTCGAGCGCATCCAGACCCGTCAGGCCGAGCGCGGCGCGCGCCTGCAGGCGGCGGCGCAGCTGGAATCGGAGAGCGGCGACGGCGACCTCAACGCCCGCCTGGCCAACGCCGGCCTGCTGCCGGAATCGACCAGCGTGGACAACATCCTGGAGCGCTTCCGCGAAAAGCCGGTGCAGCAGCTGACCCACGACAACACCCTGGCGCTGCCGGCGGTGGAAGTGAAGGAAACCGACAGGGTCGAGCGCAAGGATTGA
- a CDS encoding YjfI family protein produces the protein MSRWTTQELLTRLAVSFGADNVEEVPTADGAIQVTLPDSGDLGITIALTDREIFVSTPLVEAAQVRDAAGFNEACLRLNPINPLSNLGLTTINERDVYIVFGEMAPDSSAEQIELEIRTLADNAIDAVEALKSYLVTA, from the coding sequence ATGTCCCGCTGGACCACGCAAGAACTGCTGACCCGCCTCGCCGTCTCCTTCGGCGCCGATAATGTCGAAGAAGTGCCGACCGCCGACGGCGCGATCCAGGTGACCCTGCCCGACAGCGGCGACCTGGGCATCACTATCGCCCTGACCGATCGCGAGATCTTCGTCTCCACCCCCCTGGTCGAGGCCGCTCAGGTCCGCGACGCGGCCGGCTTCAACGAAGCCTGCCTGCGCCTGAACCCGATCAACCCGCTGTCCAACCTGGGCCTGACCACCATCAACGAACGCGATGTCTACATCGTCTTCGGCGAAATGGCGCCCGACTCCAGCGCCGAGCAGATCGAACTGGAAATCCGCACCCTGGCCGACAACGCGATCGACGCGGTGGAAGCCCTCAAGTCCTATCTGGTGACCGCATGA
- a CDS encoding c-type cytochrome, with the protein MRNYDLEFLKKFSMVIGFLVLVTLGLMIAAYFVHHQLPQEVDPRAAQRTDNRIGPVGAVYAGATGAASQQAAVAAAAAKAASQVAYGGTLDGKVIFDSLCAGCHKSGAGGAPTMDASHWAARISKGKDTLHKHAVEGFTGTSGVMPPKGGNPALTNEQVAATVDWMLGNIK; encoded by the coding sequence GTGCGCAATTACGACCTCGAATTCCTGAAGAAATTCTCGATGGTGATCGGCTTTCTGGTGCTGGTGACCCTCGGCCTGATGATCGCGGCCTACTTCGTCCACCACCAGTTGCCGCAGGAAGTCGATCCGCGCGCGGCCCAGCGCACCGACAACCGCATCGGCCCGGTCGGCGCGGTCTACGCCGGCGCGACCGGCGCGGCCTCGCAGCAGGCGGCGGTCGCCGCGGCGGCGGCCAAGGCCGCCTCGCAGGTCGCTTACGGCGGCACGCTCGACGGCAAGGTCATCTTCGACAGCCTGTGCGCGGGCTGCCACAAGTCCGGCGCCGGCGGCGCCCCGACCATGGACGCCTCGCATTGGGCGGCGCGCATTTCCAAGGGCAAGGACACCTTGCACAAGCACGCCGTGGAAGGCTTCACCGGCACCAGCGGCGTGATGCCGCCCAAGGGTGGCAACCCGGCGCTGACCAACGAACAGGTCGCCGCGACCGTGGACTGGATGCTGGGCAATATCAAGTAA
- a CDS encoding ExeM/NucH family extracellular endonuclease, whose amino-acid sequence MTRFRPALAFAPCLLLAACATAPHADRTGRSGANLSAPGVIAIGAARAGLGQDPRQVAIAGIVTAALPGKDQAPGWLIQDAGDGDPATSDAIWVTGAAAAGLASGQTVQVSGRIYEAALETDRKGRARSLTAIDAERIAPLSSRAQRKSLASIQPIAIERAPADWRALQGMRVRIAAPLTLGERDPEQRTITASFDGRLWQPSELAAPGSEQARAIAADNERRRLLLTGDTAILPAAAFAARSGSRLDAVEGVAVPVAGHDGIRLSAAPDLHAAARPPAPRVAGDLRISAFNLENLFNGDGRGGGFPTPRGARTLAEYQAQQAKLVETIHALNPDVAALMELENDGYGPDSTLADLVAALDRADAASGGPQDWRYAAPCRQTCPPREAGSCKDACAASTRGPGDDQIRVGLIYRGQRVAARGPAATLQQGPFGPLARVPMAQAFNAIGADRKPGPAFVVVANHYKSKGCGKNASGADKDQGDGASCWNAARSESSRRLDAWLKTDPTGSGGELTMIVGDLNAHAQEQPLRELYADGWQDAFAVAKVESPYSYVYDGELGRLDHALLSPALAARLRGAVEWHTNADEPESAGYRNGGAGPWRSSDHDPVLLGFDLMPR is encoded by the coding sequence ATGACGCGATTCCGCCCCGCCCTCGCCTTCGCGCCCTGCCTGCTGCTGGCCGCCTGCGCCACCGCGCCGCACGCCGATCGCACCGGCCGGTCGGGCGCGAACCTATCGGCGCCGGGCGTGATCGCGATCGGCGCGGCACGCGCCGGCCTGGGCCAGGACCCGCGCCAAGTCGCCATCGCCGGCATCGTCACCGCCGCGCTGCCCGGCAAGGACCAGGCCCCCGGCTGGCTGATCCAGGACGCCGGCGACGGCGATCCGGCCACCTCCGACGCGATCTGGGTCACCGGCGCCGCCGCGGCGGGACTCGCGTCCGGGCAGACCGTGCAAGTCAGCGGCCGCATTTACGAGGCCGCGCTCGAAACCGACCGCAAAGGCCGCGCCCGCTCGCTGACCGCGATCGACGCCGAACGCATCGCCCCGTTGAGCTCGCGCGCGCAGCGCAAGTCGCTGGCGTCGATCCAGCCGATCGCGATCGAGCGCGCCCCCGCCGATTGGCGCGCACTGCAAGGCATGCGCGTGCGCATCGCCGCGCCGCTGACCCTGGGCGAACGCGACCCCGAGCAGCGCACCATCACGGCGTCCTTCGACGGTCGGCTGTGGCAGCCCTCCGAACTCGCCGCGCCCGGCAGCGAGCAGGCGCGCGCGATCGCCGCCGACAACGAGCGCCGCCGCCTGCTGCTGACCGGCGACACCGCGATCCTGCCCGCCGCCGCCTTCGCCGCGCGCAGCGGCAGTCGCCTGGACGCGGTCGAAGGCGTGGCGGTGCCGGTCGCCGGCCACGACGGTATCCGCCTGAGCGCGGCCCCGGACCTGCACGCCGCGGCGCGCCCGCCGGCGCCGCGCGTCGCCGGCGACTTGCGCATCTCCGCCTTCAATCTGGAAAACCTGTTCAACGGCGACGGCCGCGGCGGCGGATTCCCGACCCCGCGCGGCGCGCGCACCCTGGCCGAGTATCAAGCGCAGCAAGCCAAACTGGTCGAGACCATTCACGCGCTCAATCCCGATGTCGCCGCGTTGATGGAATTGGAGAACGACGGCTACGGCCCCGACTCGACCCTGGCCGATCTGGTCGCCGCGCTGGATCGCGCCGATGCGGCCAGCGGCGGCCCGCAGGATTGGCGCTACGCGGCGCCGTGCCGGCAGACCTGTCCGCCGCGCGAGGCGGGTTCGTGCAAGGACGCCTGCGCCGCTTCGACACGCGGTCCGGGCGACGACCAGATCCGCGTGGGCCTGATCTATCGCGGCCAGCGCGTGGCCGCGCGCGGTCCGGCGGCGACCTTGCAGCAAGGCCCGTTCGGGCCGCTGGCGCGGGTGCCGATGGCGCAGGCGTTCAACGCCATCGGCGCCGACCGCAAGCCCGGCCCGGCTTTCGTGGTCGTGGCCAATCACTACAAGTCCAAGGGCTGCGGCAAGAACGCCAGCGGCGCCGACAAGGACCAGGGCGACGGCGCCTCGTGCTGGAACGCGGCGCGCAGCGAATCGTCGCGGCGCCTGGACGCCTGGCTCAAGACCGATCCCACCGGCAGCGGCGGCGAGCTGACGATGATCGTCGGCGACCTCAACGCCCACGCGCAGGAACAACCGCTGCGCGAGTTGTATGCGGACGGCTGGCAGGACGCGTTCGCCGTGGCCAAGGTCGAGTCGCCCTACAGCTACGTCTACGACGGCGAACTCGGCCGCCTCGACCACGCCCTGCTCTCGCCGGCGCTGGCCGCGCGGCTGCGCGGCGCGGTGGAGTGGCACACCAATGCCGACGAGCCCGAGAGCGCCGGTTACCGCAACGGCGGCGCCGGCCCGTGGCGCAGCTCCGATCACGACCCGGTGTTGCTGGGTTTCGACCTGATGCCGCGCTG